The following proteins are encoded in a genomic region of Zea mays cultivar B73 chromosome 9, Zm-B73-REFERENCE-NAM-5.0, whole genome shotgun sequence:
- the LOC103639335 gene encoding uncharacterized protein isoform X2, producing MGGSADPEAPSPSPTKPSPSSADGKPPRRCVQSKLSWGLVKPAGGGREGGGKGGGGEAGRGDAEAVPPVPAAGEAAATEVREGLEKGKKKRKPRKSEDGKKGSSSKQKQWQDQSNKDGVILVDESPQKKQRKGRKQDAILKEPNASRKRCKTSEAPDGPGSCQQLHISQIEASSPAAAPVIIDVDLMSTPSKAGHANSIDQDISPLKVDLRSEAKIAAEEIRRLSSGKKIHPFFHSRKLNKCASQDQDVINIENMHGLCDSERDPPFYPIHVVYQSEASMPIHWSNWIITDMSSFDTDTAVPLKKSVSYFEGLVKPLTIETNCKRHSNQLSDPILAECTTSGMPFPSFSGKQSEHSCFSDAINVDTQNLLRPGASCQASLLDLNVEPEDPQNGCQPACYLWTDKYRPETVAQVCGNSEHVKFLAEWLKSWDEKGHKIGVANGDTNDNSYQDISDSDYSESASDCENTLLITGPVGCGKSAAVFACAREQGFNVIEVNTSDMRNGAYVRQKFEEATKSHGLEKWSQEEVINPLRDDSLDPDSGTPDRTEYQCLMSCATRVMIDCDQQKSPVGYYSGLKACDEPPKQVANKTLILFEDVDTVFDEDRGFISTILKMAETTKWPIILTSNKKDPSLPNLLDQLVLDFKYPSTSELLSHVAMICKSEGVNVTVPQLKHVIDVCLGDIRRVVMFLQFWYQGHQFTERPKECLCGPFSLDLDAVHSTVPKMLPWEFPCKLSETLCMEVDKTILLAEEKKKQMEISDLEGLQLHVTAPLIKGRTSKTRRAKKSKLKRAHSTEHNDISPSDVGTEKHNIFTVTEVGFFPQPSEVPPMHGQGISDQFHFPVESRETCEIADSFQNPPESNMYGSISQVCDTFMSQDVSCVPESSLILDGTSASISGDEFLSRAVSNGFSAFCEGTYTTSRMVLEDSDCVKNLMAERQKDVEDVVGETSETYMESFRRNEQASCSAAGFQLMDECSRAESIWLLSGKKSNDSCKVELVQDTWNRLRSCRLEFTSEANHNRATSGALKLVSEVSDLISESDLMLFRCYPLTKDTLDPSLTPCDEPVDSSWYSNQVEMGSVYAQHALRILSRNSQKIDGGSVDLSQELFASTAAVSFGKITCSGFRNDYGSTDLSHMKNPTTCIFKRRERHVHLCETLSPVVPPKLLQSLRGPAFVDYLSSISQISKLENLRLSENKVINKRRRSRQARHYLSSGALQLSHEDVVLLEESGCFSSRRERVEVVEQAPVST from the exons GGCTCTTCAAGCAAACAGAAACAATGGCAGGATCAATCGAACAAAGATGGAGTCATTTTGGTTG ATGAAAGCCCTCAGAAAAAGCAACGTAAAGGTAGAAAGCAAGATGCAATACTGAAGGAGCCTAATGCTAGCAGAAAGCGTTGCAAGACATCGGAAGCTCCTGATG GTCCTGGAAGCTGTCAGCAATTGCATATCAGCCAGATTGAAGCCAGCTCGCCTGCAGCAGCGCCAGTAATAATTGACGTTGATTTGATGAGTACGCCTTCTAAAGCAGGACATGCTAATTCAATCGATCAGGATATATCACCGTTGAAAGTTGACCTAAGGTCAGAGGCGAAGATAGCTGCAGAG gaaattcgaAGGTTATCATCTGGAAAGAAAATTCACCCTTTCTTTCATTCTCGGAAATTGAACAAATGTGCTAGccaagatcaagatgtcatcaatatTGAAAACATGCATGGGCTTTGTGATTCTGAAAGGGATCCACCATTTTATCCTATTCATGTTGTGTACCAATCAGAG GCCAGCATGCCAATCCACTGGAGTAATTGGATAATCACTGATATGTCATCATTTGACACTGATACTGCCGTTCCTCTTAAAAAATCTGTGTCATACTTTGAGGGCTTGGTTAAGCCACTGACAATAGAAACTAATTGCAAGAGGCATTCTAATCAATTGTCAGATCCGATTCTTGCTGAGTGTACAACTTCAGGAATGCCTTTTCCAAGTTTTTCTGGCAAGCAAAGTGAACACAGCTGTTTTTCAGATGCG ATCAACGTGGACACACAGAACTTGTTGAGGCCTGGTGCTAGTTGCCAAGCTTCTCTTCTTGATCTGAATGTAGAGCCAGAAGATCCACAGAATGG TTGTCAGCCTGCCTGTTACCTATGGACTGACAAGTACCGACCTGAAACTGTGGCCCAG GTATGTGGAAATAGTGAGCACGTAAAGTTTCTTGCTGAATGGCTTAAAAGCTGGGATGAAAAAGGCCACAAGATTGGAGTTGCTAACGGGGACACTAATGATAACTCATATCAAGATATATCTGATTCAGATTATTCAGAGAGTGCTTCTGATTGTGAAAATACACTTCTAATCACTGGACCTGTTGGG TGTGGAAAATCAGCTGCAGTTTTTGCATGCGCCAGAGAACAAGGCTTCAATGTGATAGAG GTAAATACATCTGACATGAGAAATGGAGCTTATGTAAGGCAGAAGTTTGAGGAAGCAACTAAATCACATGGCCTTGAAAAATG GTCACAGGAGGAGGTTATCAATCCACTAAGGGATGATTCCTTGGATCCAGAttcaggaactcctgataggaCTGAATACCAATGTTTGATGTCCTGTGCTACAAGAGTAATGATTGACTGTGATCAACAGAAATCACCTGTAGGATACTACTCAGGTTTGAAGGCCTGTGATGAACCTCCTAAACAAGTTGCTAACAAGACACTCATACTATTTGAGGATGTGGATACTGTCTTTGATGAGGATCGTGGGTTTATTTCAACTATTCTTAAGATGGCAGAGACTACAAAATGGCCAATCATACTAACTAGCAACA AGAAGGATCCGTCTTTGCCGAATCTCTTGGATCAACTTGTTTTGGATTTCAAATACCCATCGACCTCAGAGCTACTTTCACACGTTGCCATG ATTTGTAAATCTGAGGGAGTGAATGTCACTGTTCCTCAGTTAAAACATGTAATTGATGTTTGTCTAGGTGACATTAGGAGGGTGGTGATGTTTTTGCAGTTTTGGTACCAAGGGCATCAATTCACAG AGAGGCCAAAGGAATGTTTGTGTGGTCCTTTCTCACTTGATTTAGATGCAGTACATTCTACAGTGCCAAAAATGTTGCCATGGGAGTTCCCTTGTAAGTTATCTGAAACATTATGCATGGAGGTAGACAAAACTATCCTTTTggctgaagaaaagaaaaaacagatGGAAATATCAGATCTTGAAGGCCTGCAGTTACATGTAACAGCACCTTTGATCAAGGGAAGAACTTCTAAAACAAGAAGGGCTAAGAAATCCAAATTAAAGCGTGCTCACTCGACTGAGCATAATGATATTTCACCTT CTGATGTAGGTACTGAAAAACATAACATATTTACTGTTACTGAAGTTGGTTTCTTCCCACAACCTTCAGAGGTGCCTCCTATGCATGGGCAAGGGATTTCTGATCAGTTCCATTTTCCCGTTGAATCACGAGAGACATGTGAAATTGCTGATTCTTTCCAAAATCCACCTGAAAGCAACATGTATGGGTCCATTTCACAAGTTTGTGATACATTTATGTCACAGGACGTGTCATGTGTACCCGAGTCATCCTTAATTTTGGACGGCACATCTGCATCCATAAGTGGTGATGAATTTTTGTCAAGGGCAGTGTCCAATGGTTTTTCTGCCTTTTGTGAGGGTACATACACTACCTCCAGAATGGTATTAGAAGACAGTGACTGTGTGAAGAATCTAATGGCTGAACGACAAAAAGATGTTGAAGATGTAGTTGGTGAGACAAGTGAGACTTATATGGAATCATTTCGGAGAAATGAACAGGCAAGCTGTTCAGCTGCTGGGTTTCAATTAATGGATGAATGTAGTCGTGCTGAAAGCATCTGGCTGCTCTCTGGCAAAAAATCTAATGACTCTTGCAAGGTGGAACTAGTACAGGACACTTGGAACAGGCTACGGAGTTGTCGTCTTGAATTTACCAGTGAGGCTAATCACAACAGAGCAACTTCTGGAGCTTTGAAGCTTGTCTCAGAAGTGTCTGATTTAATATCAGAATCAGATCTTATGCTTTTCCGTTGCTACCCTCTTACTAAG GATACGTTGGATCCGTCTTTAACTCCTTGTGATGAGCCAGTTGATTCTTCTTGGTACAGCAATCAGGTTGAGATGGGATCTGTATATGCCCAGCATGCTCTTCGTATTTTATCGAGGAATTCCCAAAAAATAGATGGTGGTTCTGTCGATTTGTCACAAGAGTTGTTTGCCAGTACAGCTGCTGTATCCTTTGGTAAAATTACCTGTTCAGGATTCAGGAATGATTATGGATCTACGGACCTTTCTCATATGAAAAATCCAACTACCTGTATTTTTAAAAGAAG GGAGCGGCATGTTCATCTTTGTGAAACCCTGTCTCCAGTGGTTCCTCCAAAGTTGTTGCAGTCATTGAGAGGCCCTGCTTTTGTTGATTATTTGTCTTCAATCAGCCAGATTTCCAAATTAGAAAACTTGCGACTCTCTGAAAATAAAGTCATAAACAAGCGAAGAAG GTCCCGTCAGGCAAGACATTACTTGAGTTCTGGCGCACTTCAACTTTCACATGAGGATGTTGTATTATTAGAAGAAAGCGGCTGTTTCAGTAGCAGACGCGAGAGGGTTGAGGTTGTAGAGCAAGCACCAGTCAGTACATAA
- the LOC103639335 gene encoding uncharacterized protein isoform X1, giving the protein MGGSADPEAPSPSPTKPSPSSADGKPPRRCVQSKLSWGLVKPAGGGREGGGKGGGGEAGRGDAEAVPPVPAAGEAAATEVREGLEKGKKKRKPRKSEDGKKGSSSKQKQWQDQSNKDGVILVDESPQKKQRKGRKQDAILKEPNASRKRCKTSEAPDGPGSCQQLHISQIEASSPAAAPVIIDVDLMSTPSKAGHANSIDQDISPLKVDLRSEAKIAAEEIRRLSSGKKIHPFFHSRKLNKCASQDQDVINIENMHGLCDSERDPPFYPIHVVYQSEASMPIHWSNWIITDMSSFDTDTAVPLKKSVSYFEGLVKPLTIETNCKRHSNQLSDPILAECTTSGMPFPSFSGKQSEHSCFSDAINVDTQNLLRPGASCQASLLDLNVEPEDPQNGCQPACYLWTDKYRPETVAQVCGNSEHVKFLAEWLKSWDEKGHKIGVANGDTNDNSYQDISDSDYSESASDCENTLLITGPVGCGKSAAVFACAREQGFNVIEVNTSDMRNGAYVRQKFEEATKSHGLEKWSQEEVINPLRDDSLDPDSGTPDRTEYQCLMSCATRVMIDCDQQKSPVGYYSGLKACDEPPKQVANKTLILFEDVDTVFDEDRGFISTILKMAETTKWPIILTSNKKDPSLPNLLDQLVLDFKYPSTSELLSHVAMICKSEGVNVTVPQLKHVIDVCLGDIRRVVMFLQFWYQGHQFTERPKECLCGPFSLDLDAVHSTVPKMLPWEFPCKLSETLCMEVDKTILLAEEKKKQMEISDLEGLQLHVTAPLIKGRTSKTRRAKKSKLKRAHSTEHNDISPCKNELDDFHDLPDISLPSDKQIKRNRHRSLLLSESDDDPADVGTEKHNIFTVTEVGFFPQPSEVPPMHGQGISDQFHFPVESRETCEIADSFQNPPESNMYGSISQVCDTFMSQDVSCVPESSLILDGTSASISGDEFLSRAVSNGFSAFCEGTYTTSRMVLEDSDCVKNLMAERQKDVEDVVGETSETYMESFRRNEQASCSAAGFQLMDECSRAESIWLLSGKKSNDSCKVELVQDTWNRLRSCRLEFTSEANHNRATSGALKLVSEVSDLISESDLMLFRCYPLTKDTLDPSLTPCDEPVDSSWYSNQVEMGSVYAQHALRILSRNSQKIDGGSVDLSQELFASTAAVSFGKITCSGFRNDYGSTDLSHMKNPTTCIFKRRERHVHLCETLSPVVPPKLLQSLRGPAFVDYLSSISQISKLENLRLSENKVINKRRRSRQARHYLSSGALQLSHEDVVLLEESGCFSSRRERVEVVEQAPVST; this is encoded by the exons GGCTCTTCAAGCAAACAGAAACAATGGCAGGATCAATCGAACAAAGATGGAGTCATTTTGGTTG ATGAAAGCCCTCAGAAAAAGCAACGTAAAGGTAGAAAGCAAGATGCAATACTGAAGGAGCCTAATGCTAGCAGAAAGCGTTGCAAGACATCGGAAGCTCCTGATG GTCCTGGAAGCTGTCAGCAATTGCATATCAGCCAGATTGAAGCCAGCTCGCCTGCAGCAGCGCCAGTAATAATTGACGTTGATTTGATGAGTACGCCTTCTAAAGCAGGACATGCTAATTCAATCGATCAGGATATATCACCGTTGAAAGTTGACCTAAGGTCAGAGGCGAAGATAGCTGCAGAG gaaattcgaAGGTTATCATCTGGAAAGAAAATTCACCCTTTCTTTCATTCTCGGAAATTGAACAAATGTGCTAGccaagatcaagatgtcatcaatatTGAAAACATGCATGGGCTTTGTGATTCTGAAAGGGATCCACCATTTTATCCTATTCATGTTGTGTACCAATCAGAG GCCAGCATGCCAATCCACTGGAGTAATTGGATAATCACTGATATGTCATCATTTGACACTGATACTGCCGTTCCTCTTAAAAAATCTGTGTCATACTTTGAGGGCTTGGTTAAGCCACTGACAATAGAAACTAATTGCAAGAGGCATTCTAATCAATTGTCAGATCCGATTCTTGCTGAGTGTACAACTTCAGGAATGCCTTTTCCAAGTTTTTCTGGCAAGCAAAGTGAACACAGCTGTTTTTCAGATGCG ATCAACGTGGACACACAGAACTTGTTGAGGCCTGGTGCTAGTTGCCAAGCTTCTCTTCTTGATCTGAATGTAGAGCCAGAAGATCCACAGAATGG TTGTCAGCCTGCCTGTTACCTATGGACTGACAAGTACCGACCTGAAACTGTGGCCCAG GTATGTGGAAATAGTGAGCACGTAAAGTTTCTTGCTGAATGGCTTAAAAGCTGGGATGAAAAAGGCCACAAGATTGGAGTTGCTAACGGGGACACTAATGATAACTCATATCAAGATATATCTGATTCAGATTATTCAGAGAGTGCTTCTGATTGTGAAAATACACTTCTAATCACTGGACCTGTTGGG TGTGGAAAATCAGCTGCAGTTTTTGCATGCGCCAGAGAACAAGGCTTCAATGTGATAGAG GTAAATACATCTGACATGAGAAATGGAGCTTATGTAAGGCAGAAGTTTGAGGAAGCAACTAAATCACATGGCCTTGAAAAATG GTCACAGGAGGAGGTTATCAATCCACTAAGGGATGATTCCTTGGATCCAGAttcaggaactcctgataggaCTGAATACCAATGTTTGATGTCCTGTGCTACAAGAGTAATGATTGACTGTGATCAACAGAAATCACCTGTAGGATACTACTCAGGTTTGAAGGCCTGTGATGAACCTCCTAAACAAGTTGCTAACAAGACACTCATACTATTTGAGGATGTGGATACTGTCTTTGATGAGGATCGTGGGTTTATTTCAACTATTCTTAAGATGGCAGAGACTACAAAATGGCCAATCATACTAACTAGCAACA AGAAGGATCCGTCTTTGCCGAATCTCTTGGATCAACTTGTTTTGGATTTCAAATACCCATCGACCTCAGAGCTACTTTCACACGTTGCCATG ATTTGTAAATCTGAGGGAGTGAATGTCACTGTTCCTCAGTTAAAACATGTAATTGATGTTTGTCTAGGTGACATTAGGAGGGTGGTGATGTTTTTGCAGTTTTGGTACCAAGGGCATCAATTCACAG AGAGGCCAAAGGAATGTTTGTGTGGTCCTTTCTCACTTGATTTAGATGCAGTACATTCTACAGTGCCAAAAATGTTGCCATGGGAGTTCCCTTGTAAGTTATCTGAAACATTATGCATGGAGGTAGACAAAACTATCCTTTTggctgaagaaaagaaaaaacagatGGAAATATCAGATCTTGAAGGCCTGCAGTTACATGTAACAGCACCTTTGATCAAGGGAAGAACTTCTAAAACAAGAAGGGCTAAGAAATCCAAATTAAAGCGTGCTCACTCGACTGAGCATAATGATATTTCACCTTGTAAGAATGAACTTGATGATTTCCATGATCTTCCAGATATATCTCTTCCATCTGATAAACAAATAAAAAGAAATCGGCATCGTTCGCTGCTATTATCTGAGTCCGATGATGATCCAGCTGATGTAGGTACTGAAAAACATAACATATTTACTGTTACTGAAGTTGGTTTCTTCCCACAACCTTCAGAGGTGCCTCCTATGCATGGGCAAGGGATTTCTGATCAGTTCCATTTTCCCGTTGAATCACGAGAGACATGTGAAATTGCTGATTCTTTCCAAAATCCACCTGAAAGCAACATGTATGGGTCCATTTCACAAGTTTGTGATACATTTATGTCACAGGACGTGTCATGTGTACCCGAGTCATCCTTAATTTTGGACGGCACATCTGCATCCATAAGTGGTGATGAATTTTTGTCAAGGGCAGTGTCCAATGGTTTTTCTGCCTTTTGTGAGGGTACATACACTACCTCCAGAATGGTATTAGAAGACAGTGACTGTGTGAAGAATCTAATGGCTGAACGACAAAAAGATGTTGAAGATGTAGTTGGTGAGACAAGTGAGACTTATATGGAATCATTTCGGAGAAATGAACAGGCAAGCTGTTCAGCTGCTGGGTTTCAATTAATGGATGAATGTAGTCGTGCTGAAAGCATCTGGCTGCTCTCTGGCAAAAAATCTAATGACTCTTGCAAGGTGGAACTAGTACAGGACACTTGGAACAGGCTACGGAGTTGTCGTCTTGAATTTACCAGTGAGGCTAATCACAACAGAGCAACTTCTGGAGCTTTGAAGCTTGTCTCAGAAGTGTCTGATTTAATATCAGAATCAGATCTTATGCTTTTCCGTTGCTACCCTCTTACTAAG GATACGTTGGATCCGTCTTTAACTCCTTGTGATGAGCCAGTTGATTCTTCTTGGTACAGCAATCAGGTTGAGATGGGATCTGTATATGCCCAGCATGCTCTTCGTATTTTATCGAGGAATTCCCAAAAAATAGATGGTGGTTCTGTCGATTTGTCACAAGAGTTGTTTGCCAGTACAGCTGCTGTATCCTTTGGTAAAATTACCTGTTCAGGATTCAGGAATGATTATGGATCTACGGACCTTTCTCATATGAAAAATCCAACTACCTGTATTTTTAAAAGAAG GGAGCGGCATGTTCATCTTTGTGAAACCCTGTCTCCAGTGGTTCCTCCAAAGTTGTTGCAGTCATTGAGAGGCCCTGCTTTTGTTGATTATTTGTCTTCAATCAGCCAGATTTCCAAATTAGAAAACTTGCGACTCTCTGAAAATAAAGTCATAAACAAGCGAAGAAG GTCCCGTCAGGCAAGACATTACTTGAGTTCTGGCGCACTTCAACTTTCACATGAGGATGTTGTATTATTAGAAGAAAGCGGCTGTTTCAGTAGCAGACGCGAGAGGGTTGAGGTTGTAGAGCAAGCACCAGTCAGTACATAA